A genomic stretch from Mesoplodon densirostris isolate mMesDen1 chromosome 3, mMesDen1 primary haplotype, whole genome shotgun sequence includes:
- the CLPP gene encoding ATP-dependent Clp protease proteolytic subunit, mitochondrial, translating to MWPQILVGGVRVAAGLCPALGSRLAARFPPQRTPENSLALQRSLHATAARALPLVPIVVEQTGRGERAYDIYSRLLRERIVCVMGPIDDSVASLVIAQLLFLQSESNKKPIHMYINSPGGVVTSGLAIYDTMQYILNPICTWCVGQAASMGSLLLAAGTPGMRHSLPNSRIMIHQPSGGARGQATDIAIQAEEIIKLKKQLYSIYAKHTKQSLQVIESAMERDRYMSPMEAQEFGILDKVLVHPPQDGEDEPELVQKEPVAAAAAVAEPAPASA from the exons ATGTGGCCCCAAATATTGGTGGGGGGGGTCCGGGTTGCAGCAGGTCTGTGCCCCGCGTTGGGGTCTCGCCTCGCCGCCCGCTTTCCCCCGCAGCGGACACCCGAGAACAGCCTGGCCCTGCAGCGGAGCCTGCACGCGACGGCGGCCCGGGCTCTCCCGCTCGTTCCCATCGTGGTGGAGCAGACG GGTCGCGGCGAGCGCGCCTATGACATCTACTCTCGGCTGCTGCGGGAGCGCATCGTGTGCGTCATGGGCCCG ATCGACGACAGTGTCGCCAGTCTGGTCATCGCACAGCTGCTGTTCCTGCAATCGGAGAGCAACAAGAAGCCCATCCACATGTACATCAACAGCCCCG GTGGCGTGGTGACCTCGGGCCTGGCCATCTACGACACGATGCAGTACATCCTGAACCCCATCTGCACGTGGTGCGTGGGCCAGGCGGCCAGCATGGGCTCCCTGCTTCTGGCCGCTGGCACCCCGGGCATGCGCCACTCGCTCCCCAACTCCCGCATCATGATCCATCAGCCCTCCGGGGGCGCCCGG GGCCAAGCCACAGACATCGCCATCCAGGCGGAGGAAATCATTAAACTCAAGAAGCAGCTCTACAGCATCTACGCCAAGCACACCAAACAGAGCCTGCAGGTGATCG AGTCAGCCATGGAGAGGGACCGCTACATGAGCCCCATGGAGGCCCAGGAGTTTGGCATCTTGGACAAGGTTCTGGTCCACCCTCCCCAGGACGGTGAGGACGAGCCTGAGCTGGTGCAGAAGGAGccagtggcggcggcggcggcagtggCAGAACCTGCCCCAGCGAGTGCCTGA